The genomic stretch CAGTCTATTTTcctaattatttaattatatcCTGAAAAACTTGTAGGTATCAGTCGTACAATTGAGCTAGAGTTCATCGGCGCAAATCAGTATAAATCTCCCAGAAATATATTCAAAGGTCATTGGCCTGAAAATCAAAACTTCTTCGAACCTTATTTTAAGTGTGTAAAAATTGCAACCTCTGAGAATGAGAAAAATACTCCTCTCCTCCTTATTAGCTTTTTGATAGCAACTGCACTTCGCAAACTCCTTATTGAATCTAAGTTCTTCTCCGAAAGCACGTTCACAGAATGCACAcaataataatattgaaatgaaaactcAAAGTTTTGACTACTAACATCAGCAGTTAATTATCGTGTTTCAACAACTCAACggtttatgttttgtttcattcatGGAACACAGTCAAGATTAAGTTTTACGTGTTTCTAAATGTTTACGATATTTTGCATACATGAACAATAAAGATATTCGGTTCAGCTTAATTGAAAACCTTCGTAAAatcaagacaaaaattctatttgttGACATAAACaaataagacaaaaaaaaacgttcccCACTCACCTtggtaaaacaaattaaaattttcttgcagAAATTGTGGAGCACATTTCGCTTGTCAAACGGCACGAATATAATACTGCAGAAAATGTTTATAcctgaaaaaggaaaatgcaattaaaaaataatgcCACAGTCTGGTGTCTTTGTTTTATCATTCGGTGTTTtattaagttaaaaaaaacaacttcgAGCTAAGTTCATCAGAACGAAAGTATGTTACACACTGTATAAAGATCCacgtttttattaattgaattatgCATTCTAAAGGCAACAACTGAAAGACGTAATTTTGTAGTAACGAAGTAAAATGTTGCACGGgaaattattaaaagaaaatattttcctaataACCTGGGAAGTAAAATCGttggttttcaattttaatttaggttaaaattttaatacaattttcttGCTGCAGTAACCAGAAATAATGACAAAGCTTTTTCTGATCcctaattttaatttgatatcCTGAGAACTCCAACTAAACATGAGCCGAACGAAGAAAAAGGTAAAGTTTACAAAgttcgaaaattatttagcagaaaaaaaacttttcatcaaaagattttaattgaaatcagaCCCGAGCCAATGTTAATATCCTCATTACGAGTTAAACATAATGTCCTATATCACATTAAATGTCATAAAATCGATCAATCTTAATTTATGTCCCAACtcttatatttatatatagcaACACACTCCGGAGACCCCATTACGGTCATATTATGCTCATTTTCTGTAAATATTCTGATGCATCGATCATGGCTTCCATAAACATTTGTACTTATAAAACCGTAATACTCTAATAAATGTATTTCCATCGTGAAATATATTATAATATTATCCCGTGAGCAACAACAAACTGGTAtcggttttatttattttgaataaaaatttatcgtaaaattctagaatagaaaaaaatcacGCTATAAGCGCACACGTTTTACAATTATGATGTATATCCACCAGTTTCTGtaggaaaatagaaaaattttctttggatTTCAAGTTGAATTATTAGGTCAATGCGTTCGACGAGCTATACAGCCAGTTTTGTTAAAACTCTTCAATAGAAAATTCGATTATTTGAAAccatttggtttttatttatgatttccATATCTATACAGAATATTATTTGCCCAATTCAATACCTCGCTCTctcactctctctctctccctctCACTTTCTATACATCTTCCATACACGCTTCGATATTGTTAATACATTTAGGTGTATACGTATTGTgaattgataatttattatGCAGAAGttatggaaatattttgaattcgtATATGTGCGATAAATAtaacattcaattgaatttcagtACAAAAAAGGAAATGGACCTGAATGGGAAAATTTTACTCTCGGTATTTAAATGTTGGGTTGTAGGTGGATGAtggaagaaagaaagaaaaaaatcatccgTCTGCAAGGTcgtaaagaaaacaaattttatcgataaaattaTTACAGCAGCGTTGGCTTCATCGACGCTTCATCGTCTTGCGTCTCacacttttattttcacgaaattatgaatttatgggaattttttttggaaatttatggAAGTTAATGCCGAAAAAACATGttcatcaaatttaataatttaagcTTGTTGACATTTcggaaaaattgtgtttaagctaaaatggaaaaaatgacTTGAAGTGTATCATCGTTTAAATTCAATGCAAGTAGCAGCTGGTACCTCAGTTTATGTAATTTAGAAGAACAAAAACTCTTGGTACAACACTCTAGTAACGAATATATATGTGATACTGATTAGCTTTTACATGGTAGCTCCGTGCGCACTCCACCATGTGGAGCAGCTAAAGTATATACGACAAAGTAAGTGATTATCTCTATCCAATAAAATCTTGTACCGCAAGATGATAGATGatagaaacaaatgaagtaaaagatatgtttaaaagaagtaaattaaaaagagCGTGTAGTCCTGTTGGATAAGTGAGGCCGTTTGACTATAATGGTAATCTATACGAAAAACCCAATTAGTTGCGCTGTCCGATTTTTACAtatttgacacaaaatgttcAATATTCATCCAGTTCAATGAAAAGCATGTAGATCGTGCTCGGCGAAGCTTTTTGGAACTTTAGCAGTAACCACTTATATAAACAAACGTCACTTGAACTATGTTCTTCTCAAAATTTGGCTGTTCATATTGATGGCGTCGATATCTCTAAATTGCTTAGTCAACAAGGGATAAGATCATATAAGTATCTCCAACAATTACAGCAATCATTATGAATAAACTGCGCTATCGTTGCAAATTCATAATTAGATATTAGATACGTGTATATATATGCCGAACGTTGTGCAAAACCGAACCAAATATCTAATATAAACCACTATACATGAATGATGTTTGTTTGCCATACGCAATAAACGATTCAGCACAGAAATGACTTAATTACTTGCCATCGAATTAAGTTGATAGATATTTCCTCGTACTTTATTGATGTTTGCATGACAACATTTTCTGTCTGCGTAAATatgaatatattttccataaaaacgaaatttcgtaTTCGTTAATGATGTCGAAGAACTTACAATATTATTAATCAGCCATCCATCGCGGGGAGTTTACGAACAGACATAccaattaagaaaattttcaacccTCCGGTTGCCGTCAACGAGTAATATGAGTGTCACTGTAAATTCTGCTGACAAtgataaatcttttttttcactaaatcacacaatagaaaatgtataaaaaaaacgaacacgAACGAacgataattaatttaaatcgaatcgggaaatattaatttttcaattttcggaAAAGCAGGAGGCAATTTGATATTCTTTCGTTAACGGCTTGAATCGCAACGGAAATAATTCTCGGTTATTTTTTGACGGTGTCATTCGATTAATATAAACAGAAATCGTCTGTTTCATGAAGGTAGTCAAGGAAATGTATTCACAGCAAACCTGTGATAGAAGCGTCTCTAATGGCAATCTCCCTTTGTTGTTCTTGctgttattattattagaGCTTTGTGTTTAAATTAGATTTCAAACACATGGCGTAGGTTGCAAACcagaaaattaatgaagaaGTTGGTTAAGTATTGTATTTGTAGGAGAAGGAGAAGGTCTACAccataatttatttacactAATGAATAATAAAGGAAAATATGTACATATGGGTTGTGGCTATATGGTAATTACAAACTTAGAAAACAGTATTCATATGTCTATTGTACGTGCATGTATTATATAGATATCGTCGTTTATATAGTAAATAGGTATGGGTCTAAAATACGACTTTCTCCACTGTAAATTATTAATCTAATGTATTGCATATAAATGACATTATGCTGTGCAATGGTTGTACGAGcgtaaatttttaatggaaaatgtaaacaGACAGACGGTTTCTAAATTAAAATGGTAAGCAAATGTCTGTAGATCGGGAAACTATGCAATCAATTATTAATCGGAAATAAAtacagagagaaaaaaaatcatttgtagATTTCATTAAACCTTTACGATGCGGAAGTAACatccaataaataaaatttattaatgtCAACCTTATCAACCAATTGTATACTTGCGAATatttcagaacttttttttttattatttatttaattttttattgaataaatataATCAAGTTTTTACAATCATTATTAATTTTCCCAAACACAATCAATAATAATCAATATACTGTAGGCcatattcaattaatttatggGTGATTTCATTCCGGTCAGTTGTTGTATATTTCCTTGTTTTACAAACGGCAAACAAACCAATTATTATTTGAGGTAATCAGAtgagaatttgaaaaaagtatacagggagttgcgggaaatggtAATTGTTTAGAAATAATCACAGACATGCTAATTCATAGTTAGATTATTTAATCGTAATTTACacgtcgaataatttttctccGTTCATAATTGAAACCTGAACAACGTTTACCACCGCATGAAACATAAGTGGGTGCTTCTTCAATGACCTTCTGAATCTTTGACACAAAATACTGAATTCTTTCAAACAACCATTGAGGGTTTCATGTCTCGCtaaaatccgtttttcgtgACGATTTGATGGTTGTTTGAATTTTCCAGTGAGGCGATATCCTTTATCGGTCAGCGTAATCTCGCTCttggcaaaatgaaaataggcTTCTTTTGCTATTTTAAGGTCTGGTCATTCACCGCCAGCAGCCCACACTATTTCAGCTTCCTCAATGGAAATTCCGATTTCATATCTAAGCCCTGCTGCTTTGAACTTGTGGCTGAACCACTTTTTATTAAATGGCGGAGAACTTGAGAATGAAGTGATCACTACTCATCATCTTAAGGTTTTGTGCATCCAGGAATCCTTAGAAAAGGTCAGGTAAAGAGTAGATATGTGCCCACAGTCGATGATAAAGGTAAGTCTACCGATAAAAGTGTCCAGAGAGCCATCGATTCGTGGTCGAAGGGAGGCCTTCAGCGGGACGACGTCACCAACATCGCATATGCTGAATTTAAGGGCTATATCAGGgaatataacaaaaaacttAACGACTCGCAATTGGTGTATGATTTGTAAATGTGACTGTAAATTAGTTACAATAAATCAATGTCGACATAAAATActtaaattctttgaaaaatacacatttcccgcaactcccagTAATGGGCGGCAAACAAGCGATAACTGAAAATAGCAGACGTAGtcggaaaattaatttagcgATTGCGtccacatttcaacatttttatttactgacgaatggaaaattgataaatgtttacaaacttcacgagttttgattgtttttttatgCAAGGTTTGTGCGTTTGTGAATAAACTGTTTGTAATTTCTCCAACAGTCAAAACATAATTGCAAATACTTAATTGCATATATTTTTAGGAGCATGAAATGCTTTACGAACGCCCCTAATACCATTTTGTCCAAAACACTTCGAAAATAGTGTTGGAAGCCactgaaatttagacatgaatttacttcagctgcTTCTCAGCGTCTAAGTTCTACTGACGACCCCTGTACATTCCTTTTTGAAGTGGagtgtcatttttttttctgagcTTGTCTTTCGAACGCATGTTCTTATTTTATCACAACTGTTATAATTGATACATCTACCAGTGCAAATTATACCTCAAATTGACTTGCTAATCTTAATGTCTACACTTCTAATCTAAGTTTTATGTTCACCAATTATACAGAaaagtcaataaaatttcggacatagtgaaataagaaagttaatCGAACAATTATGTAATCACATGATAAACAGGTGTTGTATtttaatttgacaaaatttgtatcTTAATAGGCGAACCCACCCACCTTTTCGCACgcataaaatttttacaaatttgcttcGTATTCAAATCACAAATCTCGACCTAATTTTTGGAAAGTTGCGATTCAaagaataacattttttttctaaattcagAATTTAATGTAATTCAAGCAAAGGAAAAgtattcagaaattttttaacgaatttccAGTCAGCAACAAACGGAGCAAGAACACACGTTACCTCAATACATTCAGACATTGCTAAAATTAAGCTGTAACAGTGAGTGCCAAGATTGCTGCTCATTTTACGATAATTTATGGTACGATTTTATGATCATGATAATTTTATTAGTCCCATCATAAAGCTCgtataaaaagaaattcgattagTTTCATTTAGTATACTTGCTGCAGACCatcaaaatgtgtaaaataaaagttttggtTCTTCTTTCGGTATTCGCTGTAATTTCTGTGGCTACAGCGTCTGCTGATAGACGTTCAAACCAATTGAAAGTGAAAAACTTACTTCAAAACTTGCAGTTATCTGATAGAGATAGTAAAGTCCTGGGAAAGTATCAAGGGTTGATGCATTATGCCGGTGAATATGAAGCAGAACTAAAAGCAGAATCACTGAATAGCCGTAACTTCCGATTGCCCAACAACACTGAACCAGTAAGCTACAATATACGTTTAAGTACCGACATTCACCGAGGTGACTTTGGATTTCAAGGGGAAGTGACTATTGTTATTCGAGCATTAGAAGCTACAAACAGCGTAACGCTTCACTCTCGCCAAACGATTATTGAGCGAATTGATCTATTTGCACCGAATGGAACCTTAGTTCACGGAAATGTTCCGTTTACGTATGACAGTGAGGTGGAGTTTTTAGTTATTCCAGTTGATAGTGGATTAGTCGCCGGCCAAGAGTTGTCCATAGACATTTCTTACCAAGGATTTCTACGGTCGGAGTTAATGGGGTTCTTTCGAACTTCTTACTATGACGATGAAACTGACCAGGACATTTGGCTAGCAACCACTCAATTTCAGCCTATCAACGCACGACAAGCATTTCCCTGTTACGACGAGGTTCGCTATCGACGACCAATAAGTCTTCAAATTCGTCATAATCGACACTACAATGCTATTTCAAATATGCCAGTAAGCGAACAGATTGAGAATGGTGAATACATCACAACCGTATTTGAGGAAACGCCACCTATTCCGGTATTTGTGTTGGCGTTTACTGTTTCTGATTTTGATTTCGTCGAAATAAATAATCCTGATGTAGACCTTCGAGTCTACGCAAGACCGTCTGCGATTGCTGCTGGTCAAGCTGATGATGGTCTGAGGCTTGGAGAGGTAATGCTACGAGCGATAGAAAATCTCTTTGGTATTTCATACACATTGCCAAAAAGTGATCAAGTCGCTATTCCATCCTTTGCAAGCGATGGAGCTCTCAATTGGGGACTTATCACGCATCGAGAAGATGTAATACTTCAACAAAGCAATGACACACGCGCACAAAGACGTCGGCAATTTCGTGTTGCACATGAATATGCTGTGAGTGATGTGATTGATAAGAAGTGAtcagaaaatattcatttttcgcTTTATCGTTTAGCACAttttctttgcaaatttgATTGCACCCTCTTCGTGGTCATATCTTTGGTAAGATTTGTATCTGTCTAATTCGCACAATCTTTCTAAAGCTGTGGTCATTTACATCAAGGCTAAACGAAGGAATTGCAACACTCTACGAAGTTGTACTCAACACTATCTACCTAGGAGATAATCAGTGGCAGATCTTTTTGATGGAATACTTTGATGTCGCAATAGCGTTAGATGTGTCTGGTTTAGTACCAGCCTTAAATAATTACGTTGAATCACCACAAGAAATCCGTGCCAAATTTGACTTTGTCACTTACAATAAGGGTGCAATAATTGCTCGAATGTTTGGTGAAGTTACCTCTAGAGACATATGGGTCCAGGCCATGATTTATTACATAAATGAGAAACAAATGGAATCTGCATCACCACAAGATGTTTACAATGCCGTACAGCGATCATACGACGAAGCGCATCCGTTAAACAATCTCAATTTCACTCTTTTAATGAGTCCCTGGTTCGATTTCGCTGGATTTCCCGTTGTAACAGTAAGCAGAAGTGATGAAGGTATCATGATATCACAGGAAGGCTTCAAAACGTTGCACAATGAAATATTTCCGATTCCAATCAATTTTGCGAGTGCGTCTGTTCCGAACTTTAGTGACACTGCAGCAGGATTTTGGATGATAACCGGACAATTAACAATTTACCGTCAGAATATCTACAGAACGTTTACGGATGACGATTGGATCATTTTCAATATTCGGTATGCTGAATTGATGAACTGGAAGTCGTTTACACAATCTCTTATCATTATTGTATCACATTTTTAGCGACACAGCGTACTATATCACAAACTATGATGATAATTTATGGAATCTCATTATTGACGCTCTTAACAATGATCACGACGTTATTCACTTCCTAAACCGCGGTACACTTTTCGCTGATTTTCACCGTTTCATTGCTCAAGATTACAACGTCAGCATGGTCTACTTTTTACGTATGATGGAATCTCTTCCGCTTGAATTTGAACCGCATGTTTGGTCCCGCGCTGCTCTTGGTCTAGCTCTTGCTGAAGTTCGACTTCGTGGCACTGAATTTGCAGACGACTACAGTGACTTTGTGCGAGAAATCATGAGTGAAATTTATGGAGACCGTTCGTTTGAAGATCGTCATGCAATGGACGTCATCAACCATTGGAGTTGTTGGTCTGGCATACAAGAATGCTTAGATGATGCTTTGAACGTTTTGGTGGAAGTAATGGAAAGTGGAAGCACAGACTTTGAATTTGATTACCAATGCAATGGTTTACGAGCTGCAAACCAGGCAATTTGGACGGAGTTTTATTATAGCACTGTAGATTCAACATCAAACGATGATCGATCCACTGCTTTGCAAGATTTATTATGCACGGGTAACGAGGAACTTCTCCGCTTCTATCTGAACCAAGCTTTGAATACCACAAACAGTTTATCAGCTTCGGAACGCGCGGTAATCTTAACTACAGCTGCTGTACAAAGTGAGGCATCGAATTATTTGATGACGGAATTTATTACGCAAAATCATGAGACGATCAATGAGTGAGTATTTTGAGCACATACTtagtcgcactttttctctgtccaatatgaaaaatactattcgtaacacggactaaaagtcttttttagagtattcgccttcggctctgtctggaaacttctcacacgctaaaaaagacttttagttcTAGGTATACGAAAtgtacatgctgagggcgttgaAAGACGTGCTTCAATCGTGAAAagttcgacgcatgtagcatgtaaaacaCTATTTAAGAtacgattttcttttccaGTATAACAAGCGTCTCCACTTCGACTTTGATATTGCAAATGGCAATAGTAGCCAACAACTACATTCAGGCTGAAACGGTAATTTATTATGATAAATTGATATGCTAGAtagaatttcataaaaattacttTAGGTTTTGTCACTCGTGCAATACGCTTCTGACGACGAGGTCACCGAGGAGATGATCGTCGAAATAGTTCAGcctaatttaaatttcatttataggAATGCAGAAGCATTGACTGAATGGTTTAACGAACGAAGATGAATTTAACTAACAAAACAAATGAGCAATAAAGTAGTGGGTACAAATTGTGTTATAATTCACTTCACAGCGCTTCATAACTGTGCAggctagtttttttttctagcgcCGGCGTATCTGACAGCTTTGACAATATGTAAAATATATAGGAGGAGATTATCGCCcgaaaaccacttacagtgtaAGTGGACCTGTGTCACTCTTTATCCACTGATATTGGTGGGGGTGACACTTTCATTACTtaaacttttagaaacggaAATCGTATTATAGtttaatcattaaatcttttacttctattGTTCGCCTAATGTTTGAACAAAATCTCGTACTTCACTTGTTAGAACACTCATCTCACTATTATGAGATGATTAACTGAAAGGTGATAAACTCCTTTAGCAATTTAACCgcatttattaaggtggtaaaaatgcaacgaagcctttgcattttacattCTACCAacaccctctctagcaaccgaactacttttattaaggtgatGATAGAATCAAGTGGCCTTTGGAATTTACGTGTACATTACAGCGtaatcagtcaaaatgtagaatagtgtttgtagaatacaaagaaataaggtgtgaatttgactcagagagctgag from Bradysia coprophila strain Holo2 unplaced genomic scaffold, BU_Bcop_v1 contig_138, whole genome shotgun sequence encodes the following:
- the LOC119073451 gene encoding aminopeptidase N-like produces the protein MCKIKVLVLLSVFAVISVATASADRRSNQLKVKNLLQNLQLSDRDSKVLGKYQGLMHYAGEYEAELKAESLNSRNFRLPNNTEPVSYNIRLSTDIHRGDFGFQGEVTIVIRALEATNSVTLHSRQTIIERIDLFAPNGTLVHGNVPFTYDSEVEFLVIPVDSGLVAGQELSIDISYQGFLRSELMGFFRTSYYDDETDQDIWLATTQFQPINARQAFPCYDEVRYRRPISLQIRHNRHYNAISNMPVSEQIENGEYITTVFEETPPIPVFVLAFTVSDFDFVEINNPDVDLRVYARPSAIAAGQADDGLRLGEVMLRAIENLFGISYTLPKSDQVAIPSFASDGALNWGLITHREDVILQQSNDTRAQRRRQFRVAHEYAHIFFANLIAPSSWSYLWLNEGIATLYEVVLNTIYLGDNQWQIFLMEYFDVAIALDVSGLVPALNNYVESPQEIRAKFDFVTYNKGAIIARMFGEVTSRDIWVQAMIYYINEKQMESASPQDVYNAVQRSYDEAHPLNNLNFTLLMSPWFDFAGFPVVTVSRSDEGIMISQEGFKTLHNEIFPIPINFASASVPNFSDTAAGFWMITGQLTIYRQNIYRTFTDDDWIIFNIRDTAYYITNYDDNLWNLIIDALNNDHDVIHFLNRGTLFADFHRFIAQDYNVSMVYFLRMMESLPLEFEPHVWSRAALGLALAEVRLRGTEFADDYSDFVREIMSEIYGDRSFEDRHAMDVINHWSCWSGIQECLDDALNVLVEVMESGSTDFEFDYQCNGLRAANQAIWTEFYYSTVDSTSNDDRSTALQDLLCTGNEELLRFYLNQALNTTNSLSASERAVILTTAAVQSEASNYLMTEFITQNHETINDITSVSTSTLILQMAIVANNYIQAETVLSLVQYASDDEVTEEMIVEIVQPNLNFIYRNAEALTEWFNERR